AAAGGCTTCATTAAGATTAGTACCAAATAATGCTTTTATTATTTCTTTAGTTGGCGCAATCTTAAAAAAATATAAATAATAACTGGATAATGCTCCACTTATAAAAAGTAATATGGTGGTAATTAAGAATAATGTGCGATGAATGGCGCAGCCAAAAAAGAAAATAAATAAGGTGAGATATATATAAATAAAGTCTTTGCTTAATTCTATAATGGCCAGAATTCCGCTAACTTTATAATAGTCAAATTTATAGATAAAAACAGCTGAATTAAAAAGGAGCATATAGATAATAGCTATTATTGCTGCTATCTTGATTAAGCTAAACTCTAAGTGTTTTTGTAATATTTTAAACATACTAGATTATATATATTCTGAATAAGCTTTAACTATCATGATAAGATCTAATCTACAAGAGATATATCTCAAACTAATATATTCACCATTAATCTCCGTGCATATGAAAATTACTATTGAAATTGCTCAGCGCTGTAAATATTGGAATAATCATAAGCAGCTAAATAAAAGGATAATGGCAAAAATTTGTCGAAATATTATTGCTAGGTTTGCTAACTTAAAACAAGTAAAGATTTTTGAATTATCAATTTTACTTACAGATAACACAGAGATATTAGAGTTAAATAATAAATTTCGTAGAAAAAATCAAGAAACTAATGTATTATCATTTCCAGATATTCTATTAGATTGGAAGCATATACTTGAATTTCAACCTGATTTAAATTATATGTATTTAGGAGACATGGCTTTTAGTTATCAGCAGCTAGTGCATGAAGCGGCAGAGCAGCACAAGCTATTTGAGCATCATTTTCTACATCTTTTTGTACATAGCATGTTGCACCTACTAGGCTTTGACCATCAAAAAGAGGAAGATGCAGTAATAATGGAAAATTTGGAGATCCAGATATTACAAGATTTTGCCATAAATTCTCCATATTTTTAGCAAAGCCAGTTGTATAT
The genomic region above belongs to Candidatus Trichorickettsia mobilis and contains:
- the ybeY gene encoding rRNA maturation RNase YbeY produces the protein MKITIEIAQRCKYWNNHKQLNKRIMAKICRNIIARFANLKQVKIFELSILLTDNTEILELNNKFRRKNQETNVLSFPDILLDWKHILEFQPDLNYMYLGDMAFSYQQLVHEAAEQHKLFEHHFLHLFVHSMLHLLGFDHQKEEDAVIMENLEIQILQDFAINSPYF